In the Flavobacterium pallidum genome, one interval contains:
- the purE gene encoding 5-(carboxyamino)imidazole ribonucleotide mutase: MKVAIIMGSISDMTVMQEAIDILKSFGIETITDIVSAHRTPEKLFDFSKNAHIKGISVIIAGAGGAAHLPGMVASLSPLPVIGVPVKSSNSIDGWDSVLSILQMPGGVPVATVALNGAKNAGILAAQIIGSHDPTVLQKIIVYKESLKEAVHKSSEGLQ; the protein is encoded by the coding sequence ATGAAAGTAGCCATTATAATGGGAAGCATTTCCGACATGACCGTCATGCAGGAAGCCATTGATATCCTGAAATCTTTTGGGATTGAAACCATAACTGATATTGTTTCCGCACACCGCACGCCGGAAAAACTATTCGATTTCAGCAAAAATGCACATATTAAAGGCATTTCAGTAATTATTGCCGGAGCGGGTGGCGCTGCACATTTACCTGGTATGGTAGCATCACTTTCGCCATTACCGGTCATCGGCGTACCAGTGAAGTCAAGCAATTCCATTGATGGCTGGGACAGTGTACTTTCCATCCTTCAGATGCCCGGAGGCGTTCCCGTAGCCACTGTGGCATTAAACGGTGCCAAAAACGCCGGAATTCTTGCCGCACAGATTATCGGATCACATGATCCCACCGTTTTACAAAAGATTATTGTATACAAGGAAAGCCTGAAAGAAGCCGTCCACAAGTCGTCCGAAGGATTGCAATAA
- a CDS encoding 5-(carboxyamino)imidazole ribonucleotide synthase yields the protein MNYFSSGFKLGILGGGQLGKMLLAETRKFDIQTYVLDPSAEAPGRLACNVFQQGNLMDFETVYNFGKQVDILTFEIELVNIAALEKLESEGIKIYPSPKTLKRIQNKGIQKDFYKTHNIASAPYQRFENANALKTAISENKVLLPFVWKCTEFGYDGNGVKVIRKTEDCDLLPNVECISEEMIPFKNELAVIVTRNVSGEIKTYPVVEMEFHPEANQVEYVICPARIDDAVAEKARKLALEVSKAFEHVGLLAVEMFQTTSDEILVNEVAPRPHNSGHYSIEASYTSQFENHLRAILDLPLGDTGSKVAGIMVNLVGEEGHSGDVLYENMEAILGWHGVTPHIYGKRQTRPFRKMGHVTIVNEDISEARKIAEKVKKTIKVISK from the coding sequence ATGAACTACTTTTCTTCAGGCTTTAAATTGGGTATCCTTGGTGGAGGGCAGCTGGGTAAGATGCTTTTGGCCGAAACCCGAAAATTCGATATCCAAACTTATGTGCTTGACCCTTCTGCGGAAGCGCCGGGAAGACTGGCCTGCAACGTGTTCCAGCAAGGAAACCTGATGGATTTCGAAACGGTTTACAATTTCGGGAAGCAGGTCGACATTTTGACATTTGAGATTGAACTCGTTAACATTGCTGCGCTTGAAAAACTGGAATCGGAAGGAATCAAAATATACCCTTCTCCCAAAACACTTAAGCGTATCCAGAATAAGGGCATTCAAAAAGATTTTTATAAAACCCATAATATTGCCTCGGCTCCATACCAGCGATTTGAGAATGCTAATGCTTTAAAAACTGCTATTTCTGAAAATAAGGTACTATTGCCTTTCGTATGGAAATGTACCGAATTTGGTTATGACGGCAACGGGGTAAAGGTAATCCGCAAAACGGAAGATTGCGATTTGTTGCCAAATGTGGAATGCATCTCCGAAGAAATGATCCCATTTAAAAATGAACTCGCAGTGATAGTCACCCGCAACGTTTCCGGGGAAATCAAAACGTATCCCGTAGTTGAAATGGAATTTCATCCTGAAGCCAATCAGGTGGAATATGTGATTTGTCCGGCACGTATCGATGATGCCGTTGCAGAAAAAGCGCGCAAACTGGCGCTTGAGGTTTCAAAAGCATTTGAGCATGTAGGCTTGCTCGCCGTCGAAATGTTCCAGACCACATCAGATGAGATCTTGGTAAACGAAGTAGCACCAAGGCCGCATAACTCCGGACATTATTCTATTGAAGCCAGTTATACCTCGCAATTTGAAAATCATTTGCGTGCCATTCTTGATTTGCCATTGGGCGACACGGGAAGTAAAGTGGCCGGGATCATGGTGAACCTGGTGGGTGAAGAAGGTCATTCTGGCGATGTTTTATACGAGAACATGGAAGCGATTTTAGGCTGGCATGGTGTCACGCCGCACATTTATGGAAAAAGGCAAACGCGACCGTTCCGTAAAATGGGGCATGTCACGATTGTTAATGAAGATATTTCAGAAGCCAGAAAAATTGCGGAAAAAGTAAAGAAGACAATTAAGGTGATTAGTAAATAA
- a CDS encoding SRPBCC family protein, whose protein sequence is MKTMHKSIEITAPKDKVWAVLMEEAYIQDWYKSFGQGITAETDWIEGHRVTFSDGSNNGITGIIAEKRPYEKLSFRFDGIVKNNVEDRESDMAKAIEGSHETYTLSEENGNTWLSVTCDMNDSDYDQMSAAWEVALQRISELSHAV, encoded by the coding sequence ATGAAAACAATGCATAAATCAATAGAGATTACGGCACCAAAAGATAAGGTCTGGGCCGTGCTGATGGAAGAAGCCTATATCCAGGACTGGTACAAATCCTTTGGGCAGGGCATTACTGCTGAAACCGATTGGATTGAAGGGCATCGTGTTACCTTCAGCGACGGCTCCAATAATGGTATTACGGGAATAATTGCAGAAAAAAGGCCATACGAGAAACTTTCATTCCGTTTTGACGGGATTGTGAAAAACAACGTGGAAGACCGTGAAAGTGACATGGCCAAGGCCATCGAAGGAAGCCACGAAACCTATACACTCTCAGAAGAAAACGGCAATACATGGCTGTCAGTTACCTGTGATATGAACGACAGCGATTACGACCAGATGTCGGCAGCCTGGGAAGTGGCTTTGCAACGCATCAGTGAATTGTCACATGCTGTATAA
- a CDS encoding sugar phosphate isomerase/epimerase family protein, translated as MNRRHFLKSATQFAMAVSAANLIYNEATDFLLTTEKPFFKLSLAQWSLHRAISENKTLNPLDFAVKAKSLGFEGLEYVSALYSLENSNENKTAAALAKELKLRSIDNGISNVLIMVDGEGELAALEKKDRDQAIDKHKKWIDAAAELECHSIRVNLFGEGAENDFKTWKETAVDGLGRLAEFAAGSKMNVIVENHGGLSSDIAKLTAVFKEINMKNCGALPDFGNFCVRRRDGDRWASPCVETYDKYKGVAEMMPFAKGVSAKSYDFDADGNETTIDYLNMLQIVKSAGYKGFIGVEYEGNRLNEIDGILATKKLLLDTAAKLR; from the coding sequence ATGAACCGTCGTCATTTCCTTAAAAGCGCCACACAATTTGCCATGGCAGTTTCCGCTGCCAACCTGATTTACAACGAGGCAACGGACTTCCTCCTCACCACCGAAAAACCTTTTTTCAAATTATCATTGGCACAATGGTCGCTGCATCGCGCCATAAGCGAAAATAAAACCCTTAACCCACTTGATTTTGCGGTAAAAGCGAAGTCTCTTGGTTTTGAAGGCTTAGAATATGTAAGTGCGTTGTATTCCCTTGAAAATAGCAATGAGAATAAAACAGCTGCTGCACTGGCAAAGGAACTAAAGTTACGCAGCATAGACAACGGTATAAGCAACGTGTTGATTATGGTGGATGGAGAAGGGGAATTGGCAGCTTTGGAAAAAAAGGATCGCGACCAGGCAATCGATAAGCATAAAAAGTGGATTGATGCCGCTGCTGAATTAGAATGTCACTCCATCCGTGTAAACCTATTCGGCGAAGGAGCTGAAAACGACTTTAAGACCTGGAAAGAAACTGCGGTTGATGGTTTGGGCCGATTGGCTGAATTCGCGGCAGGATCCAAAATGAATGTAATCGTCGAAAACCACGGCGGGCTATCGTCAGATATTGCAAAGCTCACAGCAGTTTTTAAGGAAATAAACATGAAAAATTGTGGTGCGTTACCGGATTTCGGGAATTTCTGTGTGCGCAGGCGTGATGGTGATCGTTGGGCCTCTCCGTGTGTTGAAACTTACGATAAATACAAAGGTGTTGCGGAAATGATGCCGTTTGCTAAAGGGGTCAGTGCTAAGTCGTATGACTTTGATGCCGATGGCAACGAAACAACAATTGACTATCTAAATATGTTGCAAATCGTCAAATCGGCCGGTTATAAAGGTTTTATCGGAGTGGAATATGAAGGAAACCGATTGAACGAAATCGATGGGATTTTGGCGACGAAAAAATTATTATTGGATACAGCTGCGAAATTAAGGTAG
- a CDS encoding DUF3467 domain-containing protein has protein sequence MSDNNQQPGQINIELDEKTAEGTYSNLAIINHSASEFVLDFVCIMPGTPKAKVKSRIVLTPQHAKRLLKAMGENIHRFESAHGEIKDTEQPAIPLNFGPTGQA, from the coding sequence ATGAGTGATAACAATCAACAACCAGGGCAAATCAATATTGAACTGGACGAGAAAACTGCGGAAGGAACATATTCAAACCTTGCGATAATCAATCACTCGGCATCAGAATTTGTATTGGATTTCGTATGCATCATGCCGGGAACCCCAAAGGCAAAAGTGAAGTCAAGGATTGTCCTGACGCCACAGCACGCCAAAAGGCTCCTGAAAGCGATGGGGGAAAACATCCACAGATTTGAATCAGCCCATGGCGAAATCAAAGATACGGAACAACCCGCCATTCCATTGAACTTTGGTCCTACGGGACAAGCTTAA
- the rpoC gene encoding DNA-directed RNA polymerase subunit beta', protein MMNNRNNNNKDKNQIKRFDKISIGLASPESILAESRGEVLKPETINYRTHKPERDGLFCERIFGPVKDFECACGKYKRIRYKGIVCDRCGVEVTEKKVRRDRVGHINLVVPIAHIWYFRSLPNKIGYILGLPSKKLDMIIYYERYVVIQAGIAKNAEGDEVKRLDFLTEEEYLNILDSLPQENQYLDDNDPNKFIAKMGAECIMDLLARIDLDSLSYDLRHSANNETSKQRKTEALKRLQVVESFRESNLNRENRPEWMIMKVVPVIPPELRPLVPLDGGRFATSDLNDLYRRVIIRNNRLKRLMEIKAPEVILRNEKRMLQESVDSLFDNTRKASAVKTESNRPLKSLSDSLKGKQGRFRQNLLGKRVDYSARSVIVVGPELKLFECGLPKDMAAELYKPFVIRKLIERGIVKTVKSAKKIIDKKEPVVWDILENVIKGHPVLLNRAPTLHRLGIQAFQPKLIEGKAIQLHPLVCTAFNADFDGDQMAVHLPLGPEAILEAQLLMLASHNILNPANGAPITVPSQDMVLGLYYMTKERLSTPEMKILGEGLTFYSAEEVNIALNEGRLELNARVKIRAKDFNENGELVWKIIQTTAGRVLFNEVVPEAAGYINDVLTKKNLRDIIGHILSVTNVPTTAAFLDEMKDMGYKFAFKGGLSFSLGDIRIPEQKGKLIADANEQVDGILMNYNMGLITNNERYNQVIDIWTSANAQLTELAMKNIREDQQGFNSVYMMLDSGARGSKEQIRQLTGMRGLMAKPKKSTAGGGEIIENPILSNFKEGLSILEYFISTHGARKGLADTALKTADAGYLTRRLHDVSQDVIVNLDDCGTLRGVEVSALKKNEEIVESLGERILGRVALQDVINPLTNEIIIEAGKQITENVMRVIEASPIERVEVRSPLTCEAIKGICAKCYGRNLATGKMTQRGEAVGVIAAQSIGEPGTQLTLRTFHVGGVAGGISEESSIVVRFNGRLEIEDLKTVKGEDNEGNTVDIVVSRSTELKLIDEKTGIVLNTHNIPYGSSIFVKDGQSVKKGDVICKWDPYNGVIISEFTGKIAYEDLEQGQSFVVEIDEQTGFQEKVISEGRNKKLIPTLLIYGKDNELIRSYNLPVGAHLMVDDGEKIKAGKILVKIPRRSSKAGDITGGLPRITELLEARNPSNPAVVSEIDGVVTFGKIKRGNREIIIESKFGEIKKYLVKLSSQILVQENDFIRAGVPLSDGAITPEDILRIQGPAAVQQYLVNEIQEVYRLQGVKINDKHFEVVIRQMMRKVQVQDPGDTLFLEDQLIHTKDFIVENDKLYGMKVVEDAGDSDTLKPGQIVSPRQLRDENSILKRTDKNLVSARDVITATATPVLQGITRASLQTKSFISAASFQETTKVLNEAAVAGKVDLLEGLKENVIVGHRIPAGTGMREYDHTIVGSKEDFNEMMATKEEYNY, encoded by the coding sequence ATGATGAATAATAGAAATAATAACAATAAGGACAAAAACCAAATAAAAAGGTTTGACAAAATTTCTATCGGTCTTGCTTCTCCGGAATCTATCCTGGCGGAATCAAGGGGTGAAGTCTTAAAGCCTGAAACAATCAACTACAGGACGCACAAGCCGGAACGCGACGGTCTTTTCTGTGAAAGGATCTTCGGACCTGTAAAGGATTTCGAATGTGCCTGTGGTAAATATAAAAGGATCCGTTACAAAGGCATCGTCTGCGACCGCTGCGGTGTTGAAGTAACCGAGAAAAAAGTACGTCGTGACCGTGTCGGGCATATCAACCTTGTCGTGCCCATCGCACACATCTGGTATTTCCGTTCGCTTCCGAATAAAATCGGATACATCCTTGGATTGCCGTCTAAAAAATTAGACATGATCATTTACTACGAAAGATACGTGGTGATCCAGGCTGGTATTGCAAAAAATGCCGAAGGTGATGAAGTGAAGAGATTGGACTTTTTGACCGAAGAAGAATACCTGAACATTCTGGACAGCCTTCCTCAGGAAAACCAATATCTTGACGACAATGACCCTAATAAATTTATCGCCAAAATGGGTGCTGAATGTATTATGGACCTGTTAGCAAGGATTGATCTGGACAGTCTGTCTTACGACTTGCGCCACAGTGCCAACAACGAAACGTCGAAACAACGTAAAACAGAGGCTTTAAAAAGATTACAGGTTGTGGAATCTTTCCGCGAATCAAACCTCAATCGTGAGAACCGTCCGGAATGGATGATCATGAAAGTGGTTCCTGTTATCCCGCCTGAATTGCGTCCGTTAGTGCCGCTTGATGGTGGCCGTTTCGCAACGTCGGATTTGAACGACCTTTACCGTCGTGTGATTATCCGTAACAATCGTTTGAAGCGTCTGATGGAGATCAAAGCTCCTGAAGTGATCCTTCGTAACGAAAAGCGTATGTTGCAGGAATCGGTAGATTCTTTGTTCGATAACACGAGAAAGGCTTCTGCCGTTAAGACAGAATCAAACCGTCCATTGAAATCGCTTTCTGATTCCCTTAAGGGAAAACAAGGGCGTTTCCGTCAGAACTTGCTTGGAAAACGTGTCGATTATTCTGCGCGTTCGGTGATCGTCGTTGGACCGGAATTGAAATTATTCGAATGCGGTCTGCCAAAAGACATGGCTGCTGAACTTTACAAACCTTTCGTTATCCGTAAGCTTATCGAAAGAGGTATTGTAAAAACGGTAAAATCTGCCAAGAAAATCATCGATAAGAAAGAGCCTGTAGTTTGGGATATCCTTGAAAATGTAATCAAAGGACACCCTGTATTGCTTAACCGTGCTCCTACCCTGCACCGTCTGGGTATCCAGGCGTTCCAGCCGAAACTGATTGAAGGAAAAGCGATCCAGCTTCACCCATTGGTTTGTACGGCTTTCAACGCGGATTTCGATGGTGACCAGATGGCGGTTCACTTGCCACTTGGACCTGAAGCGATCCTTGAAGCGCAGCTTTTGATGCTGGCATCACACAACATCCTGAACCCTGCGAATGGCGCACCGATTACGGTTCCTTCCCAGGACATGGTTTTGGGTCTGTATTATATGACCAAAGAAAGATTGTCGACTCCGGAAATGAAAATCTTAGGCGAAGGCCTGACTTTCTATTCTGCAGAAGAAGTAAATATCGCCTTGAACGAAGGCCGTCTGGAATTGAACGCAAGAGTGAAAATCCGTGCGAAAGATTTCAACGAAAACGGAGAATTGGTTTGGAAAATCATCCAGACCACTGCAGGACGTGTACTGTTTAATGAAGTAGTTCCTGAAGCAGCAGGATATATCAATGACGTTTTGACCAAGAAGAACCTGCGTGATATCATCGGACACATCTTAAGTGTGACCAATGTACCAACCACTGCCGCTTTCCTTGACGAAATGAAAGACATGGGTTACAAATTCGCATTCAAAGGCGGATTGTCATTCAGTTTGGGTGATATCCGTATTCCGGAGCAAAAAGGAAAACTGATCGCCGATGCCAATGAGCAGGTTGATGGTATCCTTATGAACTATAACATGGGTCTTATCACCAATAACGAGCGTTATAACCAGGTTATTGACATCTGGACTTCGGCGAATGCACAGCTTACTGAATTGGCGATGAAAAATATCCGTGAAGACCAGCAAGGGTTTAACTCGGTATACATGATGCTTGATTCAGGAGCGAGGGGTTCCAAAGAGCAGATCCGTCAGCTTACAGGTATGCGTGGTTTGATGGCCAAGCCTAAGAAATCTACTGCCGGTGGTGGTGAGATTATCGAAAACCCGATCCTTTCTAACTTTAAGGAAGGTCTTTCGATCCTTGAATACTTCATCTCTACGCACGGTGCCCGTAAAGGTCTTGCCGATACCGCTTTGAAGACTGCGGATGCCGGTTACCTTACCAGAAGGCTCCATGACGTTTCCCAGGATGTTATCGTAAATCTTGACGATTGCGGTACATTGAGGGGTGTTGAAGTTTCAGCATTGAAAAAGAACGAAGAAATAGTGGAATCGTTGGGAGAAAGGATCCTTGGCCGTGTGGCTTTACAGGATGTCATCAACCCATTGACCAACGAAATCATCATCGAAGCCGGTAAGCAGATTACTGAAAACGTGATGAGGGTTATCGAAGCGTCTCCAATCGAAAGAGTGGAAGTACGTTCTCCATTGACTTGTGAAGCTATCAAAGGAATCTGTGCTAAATGTTACGGAAGGAACCTTGCTACAGGTAAGATGACACAACGTGGAGAAGCTGTCGGTGTAATCGCTGCTCAATCCATCGGTGAACCTGGAACTCAGCTGACACTTCGTACATTCCACGTAGGTGGTGTGGCCGGAGGAATCTCTGAAGAATCCAGCATCGTAGTACGTTTCAACGGTCGTCTTGAGATTGAAGATCTTAAAACGGTGAAAGGTGAAGACAACGAAGGCAATACCGTAGACATCGTGGTGTCACGTTCTACCGAATTGAAACTGATCGACGAGAAGACAGGAATTGTCTTGAATACACATAACATCCCTTACGGTTCAAGCATTTTCGTAAAAGACGGACAGTCTGTTAAGAAAGGCGACGTAATCTGTAAATGGGATCCATATAACGGGGTTATTATTTCTGAATTTACCGGAAAAATTGCTTACGAAGATTTGGAACAGGGACAATCGTTCGTTGTTGAGATTGATGAGCAGACCGGATTCCAGGAAAAAGTAATTTCTGAAGGAAGGAACAAAAAACTGATCCCTACCTTATTGATCTACGGAAAAGACAATGAACTGATTCGTTCTTATAACTTACCGGTTGGTGCACACCTTATGGTAGACGATGGCGAGAAGATCAAAGCTGGAAAAATCCTTGTGAAGATTCCGCGCCGCTCTTCAAAAGCCGGGGATATCACCGGAGGTCTGCCAAGGATTACAGAGCTTCTTGAAGCACGTAACCCTTCAAACCCGGCGGTAGTTTCTGAAATCGATGGTGTGGTTACTTTTGGAAAAATCAAACGTGGTAACCGCGAGATTATCATCGAATCCAAATTTGGTGAGATTAAGAAATACCTTGTCAAATTATCGAGCCAGATCCTGGTGCAGGAAAATGACTTCATCCGTGCGGGTGTGCCATTGTCTGACGGAGCTATTACTCCTGAAGATATCCTGAGAATCCAGGGACCTGCCGCGGTACAACAATATCTTGTGAATGAAATCCAGGAAGTGTACCGTCTGCAAGGGGTAAAAATCAATGACAAGCACTTCGAGGTGGTTATCCGCCAGATGATGCGTAAAGTACAGGTCCAGGATCCGGGAGATACCTTATTCCTTGAAGACCAATTGATTCATACTAAAGACTTTATTGTTGAAAATGATAAGCTTTACGGTATGAAAGTGGTCGAGGATGCCGGTGATTCTGACACCCTGAAACCAGGACAGATTGTTTCTCCACGCCAATTGCGTGATGAGAATTCTATCCTGAAACGTACAGATAAGAACCTTGTTTCTGCACGTGACGTGATCACTGCAACGGCTACTCCGGTACTTCAGGGTATCACAAGGGCTTCACTTCAGACGAAGTCATTCATCTCTGCTGCGTCGTTCCAGGAAACTACTAAAGTACTAAACGAAGCTGCTGTAGCAGGGAAAGTAGATTTATTGGAAGGTCTTAAGGAAAATGTGATCGTCGGACACCGAATCCCTGCCGGAACCGGTATGAGGGAGTACGACCATACGATCGTAGGTTCTAAAGAGGATTTCAACGAAATGATGGCTACTAAAGAAGAATACAACTATTAA